In a single window of the Macrobrachium rosenbergii isolate ZJJX-2024 chromosome 35, ASM4041242v1, whole genome shotgun sequence genome:
- the LOC136856281 gene encoding serine/threonine-protein phosphatase PP1-gamma catalytic subunit B, translating to MAETDKLNIDSIIARLLEVRGSRPGKNVQLTENEIRGLCLKSREIFLSQPILLELEAPLKICGDIHGQYYDLLRLFEYGGFPPESNYLFLGDYVDRGKQSLETICLLLAYKIKYPENFFLLRGNHECASINRIYGFYDECKRRYNIKLWKTFTDCFNCLPVAAIVDEKIFCCHGGLSPDLQSMEQIRRIMRPTDVPDQGLLCDLLWSDPDKDTMGWGENDRGVSFTFGAEVVAKFLHKHDFDLICRAHQVVEDGYEFFAKRQLVTLFSAPNYCGEFDNAGAMMSVDETLMCSFQILKPADKKKFPYGGLNTGRPVTPPRGAANQKNKKK from the exons ATGGCGGAGACGGACAAGCTCAACATCGACAGCATCATCGCCAGATTATTGGAAG TGAGGGGGTCTCGTCCAGGGAAAAATGTTCAGCTGACAGAGAACGAAATCAGAGGCTTGTGCCTGAAGTCACGAGAAATTTTCCTATCACAGCCAATACTTCTGGAGTTAGAAGCTCCCCTTAAAATATGCG GTGACATCCATGGACAGTACTATGACCTCCTCCGATTATTTGAGTACGGAGGCTTCCCGCCGGAGTCCAACTACCTGTTTCTGGGCGACTACGTGGACCGTGGAAAACAGTCGCTCGAAACCATATGTCTCCTCCTAGCTTATAAGATAAAATACCCAGAAAACTTTTTCCTGCTCAGAGGTAACCATGAATGTGCCTCCATCAACAGAATCTACGGCTTTTACGATGAGT GCAAACGACGGTATAACATCAAATTGTGGAAGACCTTCACAGACTGTTTCAACTGTTTACCCGTGGCCGCAATTGTCGACGAAAAGATCTTCTGTTGTCACGGAGGGTTGAGCCCTGACTTACAAAGCATGGAGCAGATCCGTCGCATCATGAGACCAACTGACGTTCCTGACCAGGGTCTCCTCTGCGATCTCTTGTGGTCAGATCCTGATAAG GACACCATGGGATGGGGTGAGAATGACAGAGGTGTCTCATTCACCTTTGGAGCAGAAGTTGTTGCAAAGTTTTTACACAAGCATGATTTCGACCTTATTTGTCGAGCCCATCAG GTCGTTGAAGATGGATACGAGTTCTTTGCGAAGAGACAGTTAGTGACACTTTTCTCGGCTCCAAACTACTGCGGTGAGTTCGACAACGCTGGCGCCATGATGTCCGTGGATGAAACACTCATGTGCTCTTTCCAGATACTTAAG CCGGCGGACAAAAAGAAGTTCCCCTACGGTGGCTTGAACACTGGCCGTCCCGTGACGCCGCCGCGAGGAGCAGCTAAccagaagaacaagaagaaatag